GAATGGCAAGAAGGAATCCATTGTGGAACAAGCAGAAAGCGTTAAAAAACAAAATATAATCATCACTGCCCAGAGATTGTTTGGTCGTTTTGGGCTTAAAAAAACAACCGTAGAGGAAATTATCCGCTTAGCCAAAATCGCTAAGGGAACTTTCTATAAATATTTTCCCGACAAAGAAACCCTGTTTCTGGAAGTTGTTGAAAAAGAGAGTGTTAGTTTAATATCAGCTGTCCATGAAGCGGTGGCTCAAGCTCCAACCTCCCAGGAAAAAATGAAATCTTATCTTATAACCAAGGCTCGTAAAATCGCCGAGCTGGCCAACTTTTACCAGGTAACAAGAGAAAAAATTGA
Above is a genomic segment from Candidatus Zixiibacteriota bacterium containing:
- a CDS encoding TetR/AcrR family transcriptional regulator; amino-acid sequence: MEQAESVKKQNIIITAQRLFGRFGLKKTTVEEIIRLAKIAKGTFYKYFPDKETLFLEVVEKESVSLISAVHEAVAQAPTSQEKMKSYLITKARKIAELANFYQVTREKIDEYWPQIEGVREKYLDEEQKIVHGILLDGISRGELEIADPELTAYVIVIAIKGLESTWMIKTSPIELEEGIELLLDILFKGILRK